The Erigeron canadensis isolate Cc75 chromosome 1, C_canadensis_v1, whole genome shotgun sequence genome segment AAGTTAGGGCATCTATTAAATGATAACTAATTGATGCATGATATGTATCAATGGCAATGTTTTATTAGCCAccatataacaataataatggtAACATGTTATCAACCTTGATCAATTAATTAGAGCCTAGGAGAACATCTGGAAACACATGTAACTTACAATCACTAGCTTTTTCCGGTATTTTTTCAATCTGATAAATAGATGGTAGCTTAGAGTATTGAATGTGCACATGTTACAAAACTAAACACACAGACGACCaactattaatataaatgcaacaCATTAAGTATACAATTTATGAGCACAACCCGTTAGCATGAAGAGTTGATGTCATTAAAATGTAAGGATTTGATAACTAACCTGCTTTAGAGGCCAATACAATATGAACAACAAATCTTGCCTATTCACCCATGTATTCATAAATCTGCAAAAGGCGAAAACTTGTATTAATTTCCTAAATGAATCCAAAAGAGCATTCTAGGTTTAAACCGGTCAACATCATCGTACGTATTTCTTCAGATAAAACAATACAAGCTGAGGATTAAAGCCagaaaaaatcaaatacaatgtATATCTACATGTTAGATTACACCCTGTAACAATTAATATAGCCTGTATCTGAAACAAAAACAGCTTACTGACATCAACAACAGAAAGCAGTTGTTTCTTGATTCATCTTAATAACTGAAGCACAAAGGTTGTTGTCTCATTAAATTGTCGTTTTTTTAAGATTAATGTCAATAATATAATACTCATAAAAAACACACTTCTGTTCTCATGTTACATCTCATATAGTTGGAGTACACCTGAATGAAACTTGACacaaagtataaaaagataaccCGATGGATAAAAAGAGGTGACCACCACTTCTAAAGCCTAAAGTAAGATTCTAGCACGAATATAGTTCTTTTTCTGCTCTAGATTTGAGCATTCAGCCACTGCATTCCCAAACAGTATAAATAagaaatattaacatatttaccaaGGGAAATGTCCACAAATTATAGATAGCTCACCTCCATAACCATTTACCAAGATAGACATGTCTATTTCACTATCTGCCACTCATAATAGATATAGACATACAGCTATTTAATCATTTGTGAGTGCCAAACTTAAGCTATCAGCTTAGTAAAGTTTAAAGTCTAAGTACTTATTGCACAAAACGTAACCAATTTTAGTcagattttgtttttaataaccGACTTATAACTTATTTCCGGCGAAGAGAAACCATCAAAGCTTCAAAAATGGGTTTCAGGTAATTATCTTAAGATTTCCAGTTTTCAGATGCAAGTCAGTGCCACGTATGAAAAAAAAACTCGACATGGTCAAAAGTTGATGCCGAGTCATCATTTTGACTACCAACGAGCAATGGGCCATATTACCTTTACATCACGATTTACCGGCAAGAAATACATGTCTACTTCACTAAGTGCCACtcattatagatatagatatacagcCATTTAATCATTTGTGAGAGCCAAATTTAAACTATCATCTTAGTTAAGTTTCAAAGAGCATATTGCACAAAAGGTAACCAGATTTGGTCATATTCTGTTTGTAACAACCAACTTATTTCAGGCCAAGAGAAACCATCAACGGTTCAAAAATAGGTTTTAGTTAATTATCTAAAATTTCCAATTTTCAGATGCATGTCAGCGCCATGTATGAAAAAAAATCGGCATGGTCAAATCGATCATCATTTTGGCAACAAACGGGCAACAGCCCTATCACCTTTAGACCAGATGTTTTAATAGTTGGTAATCTCAATTGAAACTTTTCATGGTTTTAAAGGCCTAAAATAGTTGGTCACCTAAGATAGAGATTGGACCAAAGTTGGTAACCTTTTAATGCAAAGTCCAAcgtttaataagaaaattaccTACAGAGGGAAGATGATCTTGACTATTCCAAGACTTGCTTCTGTCTGGGGTCATTTAATAGTTCAGTCAATGAACTGGTAATGTCATTTACAAACTCATCCTTTCCACTGCTGCACAGCAGCAACTGTTCTTGAAGAGACTGCACAAGTGTTTTAAGTTTCTGGATATGCTTTTCCTGAGATAAGATTATCTGCAATAGCAAGATGATATACAAGAGTTATGAATACTACTTAGATTGTAGCCCACTGCAGGTGATATACCAGAgttattaaaagtatttaacTATCTGCAAGAATTCCAGAGTCCCCATGATACCAATGACCCAGACTATTTCATAGTAAGCAGAATGCAGATATATGATTACTACTATTCTAGGCACAATTAACCATATTCTTATTATCATAACCTAGAATGGTTTAGCTAACATTCATGCATCTCAAACTAACTTGGTTAATGCTATAAAGGGGAACCCAACCAAAGACAAACAGTAAAAGGCCCGGGATAGATCTGCAAAAGACCCGATTAAGATAAACCCAGTCATGAAACTGGTAAGGCCCTTCATTCCAACTTGGGGCAACATACTTCAATAGTAGCTGATTAAGGCCTGGTCTCGGTCAAAGCCCAATAAGTGGCTAAAAGTAGAGCCACCGCCAAACATAAACTAgtattaatgagaaaaaaagTACAATACGCtaaatttttatctttacaaaaatttcacatataataatataatatgttaagGATTTTTGAGCATAGAGTACTGTATCTTATCATCATTTGATATTAAATCAGATATTCTATTAGTTGATTTTGTTAGCAGAATATTCATCTCGACTTACAGACACACTAATGTTGAGCGTAGGAACAATAATACATTATTTAGAGTCCAATACTTTTCTATATGCACATATAAGCCACCCTGTTGATTAATAACTAtcaattgagaaaaaaaaaaaacttgagaaaGAAAATTGGACCCAAAGGACCGGGCTTTACCCAGTTATCGCTACCGGCATAAATGGGCCCAACTTTGGCTCTTACAATAATTATGAAAGGAACTAGGCCTTGAGATTCTTTTGCGAGAACCACTTAAGCTGGAATCAAGCCTTGGATCAGTTCAGAGTATCAGAGCGGTCCAAGTGCATCTATGTATAAAACATATAGCATCATTCCGTACACTCGCATGTCAGCATCTCTGTGGAAAACAAACAGCATCACCCTGTACACTCCCATGTCCATATCCTTTAGCTAATGACACTCGGTCAAATCTCCATTCTCTACTTTCACTTCTACCAATCTACACTAGAGATGACTACACCATCTGAAGCAGTGTTGACTCCCTTTTTTACTCTGGTGTCACCCCACCTTTCCCTAGGTCCCAACATTGTTTTAGCCCTATCGTTAAAGATATCTAGCTTATTGCCTGTTATGTTCAATCACTTAGTCCTGAGGTGATAAACACCCTCCTGAATGACAATGACAGATTAAGGACAAGAAAATTAGAATATAAAGAGATACTTCTAAATAAAGAACTCTGCATGGCAGTTTGTAAATCAAGAGCCCCAAAAGAGGTTTGGTCTTGCTGAGTAGTGAGTTGCAATGCCTTGAAAAACAAACATACTACCAGCCTTAAAGATGTCAAGAAGAGCTGAGTAAAGTATCATCAATTCTCGGAAAGAACCAAAAAACCAAGAACAAGCGTtctgaaatttcaaaaattcataGCATCAATTCTTGAAAAGAAGATTAGACAAGAAGCAGAGACAACTGGACATGAGGATGAGGATGATTAGCTCAAATTCCAAATAAATACTTGATCTATTCTTCATCCAATCAGTTTGTAGATCAAGAACCCCCAAAGAGGTTTGGTCTTGCTGAGTAGTGAGTTGTGATGCCttgaaaaacaaacatattaacaGCCTTAAAGATGTCAAGCAGAGCAGAGTAAAGTTGCATCAATTCTCAAAAAGAACCACATAATCAAGAACAAGCTTTCTGAAGTTTCCAAAATTCATAAcattaattgtaaaaaaaaagatgattttagACAAGAAAAAGCAGAGACAACTGGACATGAGGATGAGTCGATTAGTATGATTAGTTCACATTCCAGATAAATACTTGATCTATTCTTCATTCAGTCTGTTAAAGACGTCCTTCGATCTGTCAATCGAGAGTTGACATATATCAATCAGTTGAGGGGGGTTCACATGAATTGAGGAAATTATCCAAGAGAGCAGTTATGGAGTAATTgcacaaaaataactaaagaTCAAGGATGGTGCTAGTTAATTTGTTTCTAACGGAGAGTATCATGCAGTATTTTCAAAATTCCTCCACAATCCATTCTACCTGAACCATATATCTGACTCTGTACATCCTCTCATTTGTAGCCAAACTTCTGTCTATTATTTGGACCATATATGGTATGATGGGATACAATTTCTTTTCATGAATTTAATCCCATAAGGCATACATGAACAGGTATATCTTGTGGTAACTTTTTAAGTTACTTTAAGTCATAACACGACCAGAATTCAGGAATATGATAACAGAAAATCACTAGCAACATCTTTAAATCAGTTTCCATCTTCCTAGAAATCTGTTAGGTAACACCTTCTAGCATcctataatatatttatctataaattataaatcacGTAATACCAGTGTGAATCATCCATGATCACATTCTATTGTTTTTATCTGGTATTCCAATAAGGATATGTCTACACCTAGATATAAACTTGaactatatttataaaaattgttgCTTGTAAAACTACACACTCGCTCTTATTCGGCCTCACTCCACAAGCCCCCAGGTAAAGGCGACatcatatctatatttatatttatacctatAATACTACATTGTAAAACATTTGTTCACTCCATTTTTTTCCAACTAAATGGTTGATAACCCTAATATGCTCCTCCCTCTTATTCACTATTTTAAACATCTTCACTTAAAATACCtgtaatacccttaatgaaatcaACTTACAACTTCTaactcctaaaataactacactatcccTTTTACGTCAACAAACTACATTAATCGCCGCCGCTATAGAATCACGGAGACGACTATGCAACATATACAAGTAAGTAAAAGAATAGGAAACAAACATTCAAACTAGCCTTGTTACTCGACACACACTGACCTTCTCTTTAACAGATTCTCGCCTGTCGAGAACATAACGTTGCTTATTCGACAAAGCCGATGATCGTGCTTGTGATTCGGCGGCTATGATTTTATGGTTCCAATCAAACTGAGAAGTCAACACCATCAAAAATAGCAATATAATTAACAATAGTGGCCTGGACATTTTGCTAAAACCACCACTACTTTCctgttacaaaatatatatacacatccagtattattaaattaatatatgaaaactaaaagtAGAAACCCTaacataatcaaatttcataCCACTATATCTTGTTTAATTACAATACAAAACTGCATGTACTGTGGTCGGTAAAGAGGTTATGGAATCGTAATCAGCTTTTTTCAATTTGCGACCCAATTATGGATTAATCCAAACACGAAGATAGAAGAACCTTTTTGAACAGAACAAAGTTGCTGTTTACGCTTtattttagggttaattacaaaaatcatcccCATAGTTTATTCAAAATTACAGGTTTCACACTTATTATTCATAAGTAAGGGTTTTGATATCGGACTTTTGATACACGTCCATACATTTGGTCCAAAAGTCAATAACTTTCGTATAAAAAGTTAACACTTTTGGCCATAAAGTCAACGTTTTTGAACCAAAATTGTTGACGGGTTCTAAAGTCGGAgatcaaaatcatcatttatgaaaaatataaatgaaaccTGTAACTTTTGGCACATCGCAAGGATGACTTTTGTAATTAACTCCAAATTTAATGAgcttattaaatattttaatatgatGTAGAGTTTGAAGTTATTTAATATAACTTGTAGTTAGAAATTTCAACCCTAAattattatttactaatttGGACCTATTCCAAGTCAACAGATAAATGCACAAGTCAAaaaagaggcaagggagtagtCGGCTTGTTCTATCGGCTAGTTTCGGCTCTTTGGCAAACCTATAGTTTTGGCAAGTTTAATCGGTTAGtttttggctatatatatcgaCATGTTTTGGCCGATCCTTGTGAACGTCGGGGGCGTGCCTTTGtgatcgttttttttttgttcttgtgcaAAAACTTCATTATCAACGGAAACCTAACCGGAAATATTTGGATAGATCTatgtttttcttggcttctattgccgGAATACATGCCGATAAAACTTGTTGATGCTCCTAACGTTATATAGCATCCTTTTCGGTGGGatctttttggggtttccggtggTTGCCGGCCAGAAATGTTCACTTTTTTACGGCCAAATCTTTGTTTGGATTGTGCAAGGGTGTagttggctatttgactacttgttgcTTTGTTAGTTCGTttttccggcgagccctttTGGGTTCCGGTGAACTGCTGTTGTTGCTTCGGTTTTTCAGCGAGCCTTTTCTTGGGTTTTCCGGTTAACTCCTCCTGCTGCTGcagttttccggcgagccctttATTGGGTTTACAGTGAACTGCTTATATATATTGCATGTTTGTAATTAACTTAGTAGTGTTAAGTTAGCGATAGCGTTGCCAGATTTTTCTTTGGTAGCATTGTcggattttgttccattaaagcaatagaTAGCCGGAAAAAGTAGTTTTAGCCGATGATGTATCGTTGAACAGTTAGGTTGTCGGTGTTACGTTAAATGGGggatgatgatacaaatgttcgtaaaaatgaGACTCAGATGATCCGAGacgtatcttggcggggtaaaccTTCGAGTTAGTAGCCATGGCGTCTCCGACTTTCAAAATTTCCGACCCCCAAGTTATGAGCCCAagtttctattttatataaaaaaaaaaatcactttttatgTTTTCCGACAACTTTTTTTAATTCCCGGTtaccttttatatgttttttggcATTGGTAAATTGGCAAGTTTTTGCTAGTTTTGTTTGCTAAACCCTGTaatttggcaagttttggctagtttttttGCAACGACACGTGTCGACTTGTCATTAGTCGATAATTTGTCAAAACTTACCAATTTGCTAAAAATTGGCACTACACATTTGTCCCTAATTGATTGGATTGGCTTTAAGTCAAATAGGTTAGTTTCTTTCCATAAAATATTTACTCCGTATTCAAAAAGA includes the following:
- the LOC122584956 gene encoding uncharacterized protein LOC122584956 isoform X1, translating into MQFCIVIKQDIVESSGGFSKMSRPLLLIILLFLMVLTSQFDWNHKIIAAESQARSSALSNKQRYVLDRRESVKEKIILSQEKHIQKLKTLVQSLQEQLLLCSSGKDEFVNDITSSLTELLNDPRQKQVLE
- the LOC122584956 gene encoding uncharacterized protein LOC122584956 isoform X2; this translates as MQFCIVIKQDIVFDWNHKIIAAESQARSSALSNKQRYVLDRRESVKEKIILSQEKHIQKLKTLVQSLQEQLLLCSSGKDEFVNDITSSLTELLNDPRQKQVLE